The proteins below are encoded in one region of Paenibacillus albus:
- a CDS encoding YraN family protein translates to MTIRRQANEAKKPDSRQSIGKFGEEEAARYLIEQGYQVLARNWRCRSGELDIVAQSEGTLVVIEVRTRRQGGRFGTAAESVDFRKQHQVRATAEVYLSLQKLHGQPVRFDVIAITAVLTPSEPLPFQITELKHIEAAF, encoded by the coding sequence ATGACCATTAGACGGCAGGCCAATGAAGCGAAAAAGCCTGATTCACGACAATCAATAGGCAAATTCGGAGAAGAAGAAGCAGCCAGATACCTGATCGAACAAGGTTATCAAGTGTTAGCACGGAATTGGCGCTGTCGCTCCGGTGAACTCGATATCGTCGCTCAATCGGAAGGTACACTCGTCGTTATCGAAGTGCGGACTCGCAGACAAGGCGGGAGATTCGGTACAGCAGCAGAATCTGTAGATTTTCGGAAGCAGCATCAAGTACGAGCAACGGCTGAGGTTTATCTATCCCTTCAGAAGCTGCACGGTCAGCCAGTCAGGTTCGATGTTATTGCAATAACTGCTGTTTTGACGCCGAGTGAGCCTTTACCCTTTCAGATCACTGAACTGAAACATATCGAAGCTGCTTTTTAA
- the sucC gene encoding ADP-forming succinate--CoA ligase subunit beta produces the protein MNIHEYQGKQLLKQYGVAVPEGKVAFSVDEAVEAAKALGTPVVVVKAQIHAGGRGKAGGVKVAKNLDEVREYASQILGKVLVTHQTGPEGKEVKRLLIEQGCDIKKEYYIGLVVDRVTGRIVMMASEEGGTEIEEVAEHTPEKIFKEVIDPAVGLQVFQARKLAYSINIPNELVNKAAKFMLSLYTAFVEKDCSIAEINPLVVTGDGNVMALDAKLNFDSNALYRHKDILELRDLDEEDEKEIQASKFDLSYIALDGNIGCMVNGAGLAMATMDIIKYYGGDPANFLDVGGGATKEKVTEAFKIILSDEKVKGIFVNIFGGIMKCDIIADGVISAAKELGLDRPLVVRLEGTNVELGKKMLNESGLNIVAADSMADGAQKIVALVK, from the coding sequence ATGAATATCCATGAGTATCAAGGAAAACAATTGCTTAAACAATACGGAGTTGCGGTACCAGAGGGTAAAGTTGCATTCTCCGTTGATGAAGCGGTAGAAGCAGCGAAAGCGCTCGGTACGCCGGTTGTCGTTGTTAAAGCGCAAATCCATGCGGGCGGCCGCGGTAAAGCGGGCGGCGTAAAGGTTGCAAAGAATCTGGATGAGGTTCGCGAATACGCTAGCCAAATTCTAGGTAAAGTTCTCGTTACGCATCAAACTGGCCCTGAAGGTAAAGAGGTTAAGCGCCTCTTGATCGAGCAAGGCTGCGACATTAAGAAGGAATATTACATCGGTCTCGTAGTTGACCGTGTAACAGGACGCATCGTTATGATGGCATCCGAAGAGGGCGGCACAGAAATCGAAGAGGTTGCTGAACATACGCCTGAGAAGATTTTCAAAGAAGTCATCGATCCAGCGGTTGGCCTTCAAGTGTTCCAAGCGCGCAAGCTTGCTTACTCCATCAACATTCCTAACGAGCTGGTGAACAAAGCAGCTAAATTCATGCTGTCCTTGTACACAGCTTTCGTTGAGAAGGATTGCTCGATTGCAGAGATCAACCCGCTCGTCGTTACAGGCGACGGCAACGTAATGGCGCTTGACGCCAAACTGAACTTCGACTCCAATGCATTGTACCGTCACAAGGACATTCTTGAACTTCGTGACCTGGATGAAGAAGATGAGAAGGAAATTCAAGCGTCCAAGTTCGACCTCAGCTACATCGCGCTCGATGGCAACATCGGTTGCATGGTTAATGGCGCAGGTCTTGCTATGGCGACAATGGATATTATCAAGTACTACGGCGGCGACCCTGCGAACTTCCTGGACGTAGGGGGCGGTGCTACGAAAGAAAAAGTAACGGAAGCGTTCAAGATCATTCTCTCCGATGAGAAGGTTAAGGGCATTTTCGTTAACATTTTCGGCGGCATTATGAAATGCGATATTATCGCAGATGGTGTTATCTCCGCAGCGAAGGAGCTCGGTCTTGACCGTCCGCTCGTCGTTCGTCTGGAAGGCACTAACGTAGAGCTCGGCAAGAAAATGTTGAATGAGTCCGGACTAAACATCGTGGCTGCGGATTCGATGGCCGACGGTGCACAAAAAATCGTTGCGCTAGTGAAGTAA
- the topA gene encoding type I DNA topoisomerase, giving the protein MADSLVIVESPAKAKTIGKYLGSKFIVKASMGHIRDLPKSQIGVEVENDFNPKYITIRGKGSVLKELKDASKKVKKVYLAADPDREGEAIAWHLAHYLEINESDSCRVVFNEITKQAVKDAFKAPRPINMDLVNAQQARRILDRLVGYKISPLLWKKVKKGLSAGRVQSVAVKLIIDRENEIEAFVPEEYWTITAQLKQGNATFEAKYHSLGGEKRELGNEADVQEVMKAMGASAFTVGEVKEKERLRNPAAPFITSSLQQEAARKLGYRASKTMSVAQQLYEGVDLGKEGTVGLITYMRTDSTRISPIAQEEAKNYIEEKYGPSYAPEQPRVYTKKNSNAQDAHEAVRPTSVFRDPESVKEFLSRDQFRLYKLVWDRFVASQMSSAVLDTMTVDLNVGSGAVFRAVGSKVKFPGFMKIYVEGNDDGTTTDDEKFLPPLAVGDVVATESIEPKQHFTQPPPRYSEARLVRMMEEVGIGRPSTYAPTLETIQKRGYVAMEEKKFIPTELGELVIQMMEEFFPEILDAEFTAHMEDDLDHVEDGKEDWVKVLANFYTSFEKRLEVAEEEMKEVELQDEISDELCEKCGKHLVYKMGRFGKFLACSGFPDCRNTKPIVKDIGVTCPKCHEGKIIERRSKKGRYFYGCDQYPGCDYVSWDKPVSKPCPQCNSVMVEKRNKSGAKLLCTQCDYSEEVIEDQEPAEL; this is encoded by the coding sequence GTGGCAGATTCCCTAGTCATTGTCGAGTCACCGGCAAAAGCGAAGACAATTGGAAAATATCTCGGCAGTAAATTTATCGTGAAAGCATCTATGGGTCATATTCGTGATTTGCCGAAGAGCCAGATCGGCGTTGAAGTTGAAAATGATTTCAACCCCAAATATATAACGATTCGCGGTAAAGGCAGCGTCCTGAAGGAATTGAAGGATGCCAGCAAAAAAGTAAAAAAAGTCTATCTCGCAGCTGACCCTGATCGCGAGGGTGAAGCAATCGCATGGCACTTGGCACATTATCTCGAGATTAATGAAAGTGATTCTTGCCGAGTAGTATTTAATGAGATTACGAAGCAAGCTGTTAAGGATGCCTTCAAAGCACCGCGTCCGATTAATATGGACCTTGTGAACGCTCAGCAAGCGCGTCGTATTCTTGACCGACTTGTTGGCTATAAGATTAGTCCTCTTCTATGGAAGAAAGTGAAGAAGGGACTGTCGGCAGGGCGCGTTCAATCCGTTGCGGTGAAGCTAATTATTGACCGCGAGAACGAAATCGAAGCTTTCGTTCCGGAGGAGTATTGGACGATTACGGCGCAGCTGAAGCAAGGCAACGCGACATTCGAAGCGAAGTATCATTCTCTTGGTGGCGAGAAGCGCGAGCTAGGCAACGAAGCGGATGTACAAGAAGTGATGAAGGCGATGGGCGCTTCGGCGTTCACCGTAGGCGAAGTGAAAGAGAAGGAGCGGCTGCGCAATCCGGCAGCGCCGTTCATTACGAGCTCCTTGCAGCAGGAAGCGGCTCGCAAGCTAGGCTACCGTGCGTCTAAGACGATGTCCGTCGCACAGCAGCTTTACGAAGGCGTCGACCTTGGCAAAGAAGGGACCGTCGGTCTCATCACCTATATGAGAACGGATTCGACCCGGATCTCGCCAATCGCGCAAGAAGAAGCGAAGAATTATATTGAAGAGAAATACGGCCCGTCATATGCGCCTGAGCAGCCTCGCGTATATACGAAGAAGAATAGCAATGCGCAGGACGCGCATGAAGCTGTTCGTCCTACTTCAGTATTCCGCGATCCGGAATCGGTAAAAGAGTTCTTAAGCCGTGACCAGTTCAGACTGTATAAGCTCGTTTGGGATCGTTTCGTCGCGAGTCAAATGTCATCAGCTGTGCTAGATACAATGACGGTAGATTTGAATGTAGGCTCCGGTGCTGTATTTAGAGCAGTCGGCTCTAAAGTAAAGTTCCCGGGCTTTATGAAAATCTATGTCGAAGGCAATGACGACGGCACAACGACAGATGATGAGAAGTTCCTGCCTCCGCTTGCTGTTGGTGATGTGGTAGCAACAGAGTCGATTGAGCCGAAGCAGCACTTCACGCAGCCACCGCCTCGCTACTCTGAAGCCCGCCTCGTGCGGATGATGGAGGAAGTCGGCATCGGAAGACCGAGTACGTACGCGCCGACGCTGGAGACGATCCAGAAGCGCGGCTACGTCGCGATGGAAGAGAAGAAGTTTATTCCGACCGAGCTCGGGGAGCTTGTTATTCAGATGATGGAAGAGTTCTTCCCGGAGATTCTCGATGCAGAATTTACGGCACATATGGAAGATGATCTCGACCACGTGGAAGACGGCAAGGAAGATTGGGTGAAAGTGCTTGCTAACTTCTACACCTCATTCGAGAAGCGCCTTGAGGTCGCTGAGGAAGAGATGAAAGAAGTTGAGCTGCAAGACGAAATCTCCGATGAGCTGTGTGAGAAGTGCGGAAAGCACCTTGTATACAAGATGGGTAGATTCGGCAAATTTTTGGCTTGCTCCGGATTCCCGGACTGCCGGAATACGAAGCCGATCGTCAAGGACATCGGCGTCACTTGTCCGAAATGCCATGAAGGCAAAATCATCGAGCGCCGCAGCAAAAAAGGGCGTTACTTCTACGGATGCGATCAATATCCTGGCTGCGACTACGTTTCATGGGATAAGCCAGTCAGCAAGCCTTGTCCACAGTGTAATAGCGTAATGGTCGAAAAACGCAATAAGAGCGGCGCGAAGCTTCTCTGTACGCAATGCGATTATAGTGAAGAAGTTATTGAAGACCAGGAGCCGGCGGAACTATAA
- a CDS encoding YifB family Mg chelatase-like AAA ATPase — translation MYTQICSGSVYGVEGRMIAVEVDISSGLPQVNVVGLPDPAVRESVERVRAAIKNCGFTFPMERITVNLAPADLRKEGTAFDLAIAVGILVASGQLRTEWFRDMIILGELSLNGEVRAIPGVLAMVEQAKLRSNTKVLLPHANASEAACIEGMELFALTHLLALKDADSDRGAWQSLRYHADHSQDDLRNSLLLERTHQHGDFGDVLGQHHAKRALLIAAVGKHNLLLSGPPGTGKTMLAKRLPGIMPPLSEEEALQVTKIYSAAGKLPGGIPELMNERQFRSPHHTISAAGLVGGGSIPRPGEVTLAHRGVLFLDELPEFSRAALEVLRQPLEDREVTIARSRAVFRFPAYFLLAASMNPCPCGYYGHDSEEQRCSCSEAYLSRYRAKISGPLLDRIDMHIEVSRPPATADLQSGMTSAQMKEIVLQADRYRSARNDALGRSFADLAGASLRKAVQLTREADELLRLAFDSLGVSLRAHDRILKLARTIADLEQCELVDSPHVAEAIGYRGLDRKLHAL, via the coding sequence TTGTATACTCAAATTTGCAGCGGCAGCGTATACGGCGTTGAAGGCAGAATGATTGCTGTTGAAGTCGATATTTCAAGCGGACTTCCACAAGTGAACGTCGTCGGCCTTCCCGATCCTGCCGTTCGAGAATCTGTCGAACGTGTACGCGCTGCAATCAAGAACTGCGGTTTCACGTTCCCGATGGAACGAATCACTGTGAATCTTGCTCCAGCCGATCTGCGCAAGGAAGGAACCGCCTTTGATCTTGCAATCGCAGTTGGCATCTTAGTCGCGAGCGGGCAACTGCGAACGGAATGGTTCCGAGATATGATTATCCTAGGCGAACTCTCGCTGAACGGTGAAGTACGTGCGATTCCAGGTGTGCTTGCGATGGTGGAACAAGCTAAGCTGAGAAGCAACACGAAAGTGCTGCTCCCACATGCCAATGCTTCAGAAGCTGCCTGTATCGAAGGAATGGAGTTATTCGCCCTCACCCATCTGCTAGCGCTGAAAGATGCTGACTCTGACAGAGGAGCTTGGCAATCACTTCGCTATCACGCAGATCATTCTCAAGATGATCTGCGGAATAGCTTGCTGCTCGAGAGAACTCATCAGCATGGTGATTTCGGGGATGTGCTCGGACAGCACCACGCTAAGCGAGCGCTTCTGATAGCTGCAGTCGGCAAACATAATCTGCTGCTATCGGGTCCGCCAGGAACAGGCAAGACGATGCTCGCCAAGCGGCTTCCCGGCATTATGCCGCCACTCTCAGAAGAAGAGGCGCTGCAAGTAACGAAGATATATAGCGCCGCCGGCAAGCTTCCTGGCGGTATCCCTGAACTGATGAATGAGCGCCAATTCCGCAGTCCTCACCACACCATATCAGCTGCAGGCTTGGTTGGCGGAGGCTCCATACCGCGGCCTGGTGAAGTGACGCTCGCTCATCGCGGCGTCTTGTTTCTGGACGAGCTGCCTGAATTTTCACGAGCCGCACTTGAAGTGCTTCGCCAACCGCTGGAGGATCGTGAGGTGACGATTGCGAGGAGTCGGGCGGTATTTCGGTTCCCGGCATATTTTCTACTGGCCGCTTCTATGAATCCTTGCCCTTGCGGCTATTACGGACATGACTCGGAGGAACAACGCTGTAGCTGCAGCGAGGCGTATCTCTCCAGGTATCGGGCCAAAATTTCAGGTCCTCTCCTCGACCGAATTGATATGCATATTGAAGTGTCGAGACCTCCTGCGACTGCTGATTTGCAGTCCGGCATGACATCTGCTCAGATGAAGGAGATCGTATTGCAGGCTGACAGATATCGAAGTGCACGCAACGATGCTCTAGGAAGATCTTTTGCCGATCTCGCTGGAGCTTCCTTGCGTAAAGCTGTGCAGCTTACAAGAGAAGCGGATGAGCTGCTGCGCCTTGCTTTCGACTCGCTTGGCGTAAGCTTAAGAGCGCATGACCGGATACTGAAGCTTGCGAGGACAATTGCAGACCTGGAGCAGTGTGAATTAGTGGACAGTCCGCATGTCGCAGAAGCGATCGGTTACCGTGGCTTGGATCGAAAGCTGCATGCACTATAG
- the sucD gene encoding succinate--CoA ligase subunit alpha, with protein MSILVDKNTKVITQGITGATGLFHAKGALEYGTQMVGGVTPGKGGTNVDITLENGTVVSLPVFNTVADAVAKTGATASVIYVPPAFAADSILEAVDAELDLVICITEGIPVIDMIKVTRYMEGRKTRLIGPNCPGVITPGECKIGIMPGYIHTKGHVGVVSRSGTLTYEAVHQLTTRGIGQSSAVGIGGDPVKGSEFIDILNMFNEDPDTYAVIMIGEIGGSAEEEAAEWVKANMKKPVVGFIGGATAPPGKRMGHAGAIISGGKGTAAEKIATLEKCGIRVAPTPSEMGSTLVSVLEERGMLDKCKTH; from the coding sequence ATGAGCATTTTGGTAGACAAGAATACAAAAGTCATTACACAAGGTATTACCGGTGCAACAGGTCTTTTCCATGCGAAAGGCGCCTTGGAATACGGTACTCAAATGGTTGGCGGCGTTACACCTGGCAAAGGCGGCACGAACGTCGACATTACACTTGAGAACGGCACTGTAGTATCCCTTCCTGTATTCAATACAGTAGCTGATGCGGTAGCTAAGACTGGCGCAACTGCTTCGGTTATTTACGTTCCGCCGGCATTTGCTGCAGATTCCATCTTGGAAGCTGTCGATGCTGAGCTGGATCTTGTTATCTGTATTACGGAAGGTATTCCTGTAATTGACATGATTAAAGTAACACGGTACATGGAAGGCCGTAAAACGCGCCTGATCGGACCGAACTGCCCGGGCGTTATTACGCCAGGCGAGTGCAAAATCGGCATCATGCCGGGCTATATCCATACAAAAGGCCACGTAGGCGTCGTTTCCCGCAGCGGAACGCTCACTTACGAGGCAGTTCACCAGCTGACAACTCGCGGCATTGGTCAATCCTCTGCAGTAGGTATCGGCGGCGACCCTGTTAAGGGCTCCGAGTTCATCGACATCTTGAACATGTTCAATGAAGATCCGGACACATACGCGGTTATCATGATCGGTGAAATCGGCGGCTCCGCGGAAGAAGAAGCGGCTGAGTGGGTTAAAGCGAACATGAAGAAGCCGGTTGTCGGCTTCATCGGCGGCGCAACAGCGCCTCCAGGCAAACGTATGGGACATGCTGGCGCAATCATCTCCGGCGGCAAAGGTACTGCTGCTGAGAAGATTGCAACACTTGAAAAATGCGGTATCCGCGTAGCTCCTACGCCTTCCGAAATGGGCTCCACGCTTGTGAGTGTCTTGGAAGAGCGCGGCATGCTCGACAAGTGCAAAACACACTAA
- the trmFO gene encoding FADH(2)-oxidizing methylenetetrahydrofolate--tRNA-(uracil(54)-C(5))-methyltransferase TrmFO — protein sequence MSELQRVTVIGAGLAGSEAAWQIASQGVPVTLYEMRPATQTPAHHTKNFAELVCSNSLRANGLANAVGVLKEEMRRMNSLILDCADRNAVPAGGALAVDRDGFSGDVTRILKEHPLIDVRTEEVTEIPQDGIVLIATGPLTAPKLSVQIQELLGQEYFYFYDAAAPIVEKDSIDMSKVYLASRYDKGEAAYLNCPMTEEEFNIFHEALTTAEKAELKDFEKEQYFEGCMPIEVMASRGKQTALYGPMKPVGLINPHTGKLPYAVVQLRQDNAAGTLYNLVGFQTHLKWGEQKRVFSLIPGLENAEFVRFGVMHRNTFINSPKLLRSTYQAINRDTLFFAGQMTGVEGYVESAASGMIAGINAGRLARGLEPVVLPADTTLGSMAHYITTADFKHFQPMNANFGLVPPLETRMRSKKDKNEAIANRALDQLAKFKVEKLGYAAEVETVHE from the coding sequence TTGTCAGAATTACAACGTGTAACAGTTATCGGAGCGGGGCTTGCAGGCAGTGAGGCTGCTTGGCAGATCGCATCGCAAGGAGTACCTGTTACTCTTTATGAAATGAGACCAGCGACTCAGACGCCGGCTCACCATACGAAGAACTTCGCAGAGCTCGTGTGCAGCAATAGCTTGCGTGCTAACGGACTTGCGAATGCGGTAGGCGTCCTGAAAGAAGAGATGCGCAGAATGAATTCACTCATTCTCGACTGCGCAGACCGAAACGCCGTTCCAGCAGGAGGCGCGCTCGCGGTTGACCGTGACGGCTTCTCTGGCGATGTTACTCGGATTCTGAAGGAGCATCCGCTCATTGATGTCCGCACTGAGGAAGTGACTGAGATTCCGCAGGATGGCATTGTGCTCATAGCAACTGGCCCATTGACGGCGCCTAAGCTGTCTGTGCAAATTCAAGAGCTGCTCGGCCAAGAGTATTTCTATTTCTATGATGCGGCTGCGCCAATCGTGGAGAAGGATTCCATCGACATGTCTAAGGTATACCTCGCATCCCGTTATGATAAAGGTGAAGCGGCGTACTTGAATTGCCCGATGACCGAGGAAGAATTTAATATTTTCCACGAAGCGTTGACGACTGCTGAGAAGGCGGAGCTGAAGGATTTTGAGAAAGAGCAATATTTCGAAGGCTGCATGCCAATCGAGGTAATGGCAAGCCGCGGTAAGCAAACGGCGCTTTACGGGCCGATGAAGCCGGTGGGCCTCATTAATCCGCATACAGGCAAGCTGCCTTATGCCGTCGTTCAGCTGCGTCAAGACAACGCTGCAGGCACACTGTACAATCTCGTAGGCTTCCAAACTCACCTCAAATGGGGGGAGCAGAAGCGGGTATTCTCGCTTATCCCAGGCCTTGAAAACGCAGAGTTTGTTCGCTTTGGCGTTATGCATCGCAACACGTTCATCAACTCGCCGAAGCTGCTTCGGTCGACGTACCAAGCAATTAATCGCGACACGCTATTCTTCGCAGGACAAATGACTGGTGTTGAAGGTTATGTAGAATCAGCAGCATCCGGTATGATCGCAGGAATAAATGCCGGCCGATTGGCTCGCGGTTTGGAGCCCGTTGTGCTTCCTGCGGACACAACGCTTGGCAGTATGGCGCACTACATTACGACTGCGGACTTTAAGCACTTCCAGCCGATGAATGCGAACTTCGGTCTAGTCCCTCCGCTTGAGACGCGGATGCGCAGCAAGAAGGATAAGAACGAAGCTATAGCAAACCGGGCACTCGATCAGCTTGCCAAGTTTAAAGTAGAGAAACTCGGTTATGCAGCGGAAGTAGAAACGGTTCACGAGTAA
- a CDS encoding DinB family protein — translation MPTFPVLMVTFESLMSFAASLRTLSIDEWTSPLESGKWSTQEVMAHILLWDRYFLSAAIAPIADGTPLTYKHINYDLFNANAAAYAKTISQDELITACIAVRGELVERLKSLDETQQNEVYYDGDGHPFTILKYLEDFVGHDAHHREQIERFRGSD, via the coding sequence ATGCCGACATTTCCCGTTTTAATGGTTACTTTCGAATCCTTAATGTCTTTCGCGGCCTCGCTTCGTACTCTGTCGATCGATGAGTGGACATCTCCGCTCGAATCTGGCAAATGGTCGACTCAGGAAGTGATGGCTCATATCCTGCTATGGGACCGATATTTTCTAAGCGCGGCTATTGCCCCTATTGCTGATGGAACACCGCTGACGTACAAACACATTAATTACGATCTTTTTAATGCGAATGCAGCTGCATATGCGAAGACAATCAGCCAAGATGAACTGATCACTGCATGCATCGCAGTACGTGGTGAGCTAGTAGAGAGGTTGAAATCGTTGGATGAGACGCAGCAGAATGAAGTCTATTATGACGGAGACGGCCATCCGTTCACGATATTGAAGTATTTAGAGGATTTTGTTGGGCATGATGCACACCATAGAGAACAAATTGAACGTTTTAGGGGATCAGACTAG
- a CDS encoding EscU/YscU/HrcU family type III secretion system export apparatus switch protein, translating to MRENNNAAPQPLPNKKAVALKYEPGEGNAPVVVAKGQGRIAEVILEKAAESGVPIQQDKSLVEVLSKLDLDQEVPPELYALVAEILSFVYRSDQRAGAKG from the coding sequence ATGAGGGAGAACAACAATGCAGCACCGCAGCCTCTCCCGAACAAAAAGGCGGTTGCGCTTAAATATGAACCGGGTGAAGGGAATGCGCCTGTCGTCGTTGCGAAAGGGCAAGGAAGAATCGCGGAAGTGATATTAGAGAAGGCAGCCGAGAGCGGGGTTCCTATCCAGCAGGACAAGTCTCTTGTCGAAGTGCTTTCCAAGCTAGATCTGGATCAAGAAGTACCGCCTGAACTATACGCACTAGTTGCTGAAATACTGTCATTCGTCTATCGCTCCGATCAGAGGGCAGGTGCTAAGGGATGA
- the dprA gene encoding DNA-processing protein DprA, which translates to MNMEHGKRRELLITLHETPGIGWQSIRKAAESGEWHAFERFAPEAWVTSVGLKPDQARALSNAFSSVDVEARENRMKELGIKVITRLDEDYPELLKESPQPPWVLYAIGKDTLLRRPSIAIVGSRGPTAYGRRTASELARKLSERGLTVVSGMARGIDALAHEGALQGSGSTIAVLGTPVTMIYPADNRQLYAEIAKNGLILSEVPIGTPFHPGLFPLRNRIIAALSLGTVVVEAAERSGSLITADQALEMSRDVFAVPGPISSPKSAGTNGLIRQGAKLVSSFEDIIEEYSGLPICDQAQAIASGQAELAVGNVEIELSENEAIIYRFLSDEPRTVDQLHELSSFPFGLLHSVLINLTLKRKIEQHSGSIYSVV; encoded by the coding sequence ATGAACATGGAACATGGCAAGCGCAGAGAGCTGTTAATCACCTTGCACGAAACACCGGGTATCGGATGGCAATCCATTCGAAAGGCAGCCGAAAGCGGGGAATGGCATGCTTTTGAACGATTTGCGCCAGAGGCATGGGTGACGTCGGTGGGGTTAAAGCCGGATCAGGCGCGTGCATTATCGAATGCGTTTTCAAGCGTGGATGTAGAAGCAAGAGAGAATCGAATGAAGGAACTAGGCATTAAAGTCATAACGAGACTAGACGAAGACTACCCGGAATTGTTAAAAGAATCGCCTCAGCCGCCATGGGTTTTATATGCGATTGGCAAGGATACACTGCTGAGGAGACCTTCGATTGCGATAGTCGGGTCGCGAGGACCGACTGCCTATGGTCGAAGAACGGCTTCAGAGCTTGCTAGGAAGCTCTCTGAGCGCGGGTTAACCGTAGTTAGCGGGATGGCTAGGGGGATTGACGCTTTAGCGCATGAGGGTGCTTTGCAGGGCTCAGGAAGTACTATCGCTGTTCTAGGCACGCCTGTCACGATGATCTATCCAGCTGACAATCGCCAGCTTTATGCCGAAATCGCTAAGAATGGACTAATTCTCTCTGAGGTGCCAATCGGAACGCCGTTTCATCCCGGATTGTTTCCGCTTCGCAATCGGATTATCGCAGCGTTGTCTCTCGGTACCGTCGTTGTCGAAGCGGCAGAACGAAGCGGTTCGCTCATAACGGCCGATCAAGCGCTCGAGATGTCCCGAGATGTGTTCGCAGTACCGGGTCCGATTTCTTCGCCGAAGAGTGCGGGTACGAACGGTTTGATTCGCCAAGGCGCTAAGCTTGTCTCGTCATTTGAGGATATTATTGAAGAATATTCCGGACTGCCGATCTGTGATCAAGCACAAGCAATAGCAAGCGGACAAGCGGAATTAGCAGTCGGCAATGTGGAGATCGAGCTGAGCGAAAATGAAGCGATAATCTATCGCTTTTTAAGCGATGAACCACGAACCGTAGACCAGCTTCACGAGCTTTCATCGTTCCCTTTTGGACTTTTGCACTCAGTTCTGATAAATTTAACTTTAAAACGTAAGATTGAACAGCATTCAGGTTCCATATATAGTGTAGTGTAG
- the hslV gene encoding ATP-dependent protease subunit HslV, whose amino-acid sequence MEMQFHATTICAVRHNGKGAIAGDGQVTFGNSMVMKHTAKKVRRLYRGQVIAGFAGSVADAISLFEKFEGKLEEHHGNLQRAAVELAKDWRSDRVLRKLEAMMIVMDATSLLLISGGGEIIEPDDGILAIGSGGSFALAAARAVKQHAPQLEAKDMVRSALEIAADICVFTNRNIIVEEIG is encoded by the coding sequence ATGGAAATGCAATTTCATGCGACCACGATATGTGCGGTTCGCCATAATGGCAAAGGCGCCATTGCTGGTGATGGCCAAGTGACTTTCGGCAACAGCATGGTTATGAAGCATACGGCGAAGAAGGTCCGCAGATTGTATCGCGGGCAAGTCATCGCAGGCTTCGCAGGCTCCGTTGCGGATGCGATCTCGCTCTTTGAGAAGTTCGAAGGCAAGCTGGAGGAGCATCACGGCAACCTGCAGCGTGCAGCGGTTGAGCTCGCGAAGGACTGGCGCTCAGATCGTGTTCTGCGCAAGCTTGAAGCGATGATGATCGTTATGGATGCTACCAGTCTTCTGCTTATCTCCGGCGGCGGCGAGATTATTGAACCGGATGATGGCATTCTGGCAATCGGCTCTGGAGGCAGCTTCGCGCTTGCGGCAGCACGTGCAGTGAAGCAGCATGCCCCCCAGCTAGAGGCGAAGGACATGGTTCGTTCGGCGCTTGAAATCGCTGCAGATATTTGTGTTTTCACAAACCGCAATATTATTGTAGAAGAAATTGGCTAG